The segment GATTGTTGCCCAGAAAGCCCGTTGCTCCAGTGACAAGAATTTTCATAAATCGTTGGCGGGAAGTGACGAAAGGATCAACAAGTGCTAAAGTATACCGTTTTAAACTGTTCCTCGCAGCAGCGGGCCAATCCAGGGTCTTCGGCTGTCATGTTATTTTGAATCTCCCCGCGCGACGAACATTTTCGGTATGAGTTCCATTTCTGTCATTCCCGTTTCGACCAAGGCCCAGCAAAAAGCCTTCGTCCATTTTGTCTGGGATCACTATCAAGGCGATCCAAACTGGGTTCCGCCGCTGGTCCACAACGTCAAGGAACTGCTGAACTACAAGAAGCATCCGTTCTACGACGACGCCGAATGCCAAACGTTTTTGGCCATGGACGGTGACAAAGTCGTCGGTCGTATCGCCGCGATTATTGACCACAACCACAATCGTCATCATGACGAGCTTCGTGGCATGTTCGGTTTCTTTGAGAGCATCGATGACCAGGACGTTGCCAATGCACTTTTTGATGCCGCCAAAAAGTGGTTTTCCGACAAGGGGATCGGGCTCATGCGAGGCCCCGCCAACCCGTCGCAGAACTACGAGTGGGGAATGCTTGTCGAGGGCTTCCATTCGCCGCCGACGTTTTTGATGACTTACAACAAACCCTATTACGACAAACTTGTGTTGGGATACGGTTTCGAGCAATCGCAAGATCTGTATTCGTACAACGCACCAGTCGAGATGCTTGAAAACCTCGATCCGAAACTGTTGTTCGTGGCGACCGAAGCGACGAAGCGATTCAATGTCGACGTCCGCCCGGTAAGCAAAAAAGAGTTTGCGAAAGACGTCGGAATCTTTCTGAAGATTTACAACTCGGCGTTGCAGGCTCAATGGGGATTCACGCCGATGTCCGAAGGTGAACTTTCATCGACGGCGACGAATCTGAAGTTCCTGATCGCCACCGAGATGACCTCCGTTGCCGAAGTCGACGGCAAGGCCGTGGGGATTGTGTTTGGGCTGTTGGACTACAATCCGCTGATCAAGAAAATCAACGGAAAGCTGTATCCGTTCGGATGGTTGCGGTTGCTGTGGGGGCGAAAAAAGCTGAAACGCGTTCGCCTGATGAGCACGAATGTTTCGCCCGAGTATCAGCGTTGGGGCTTGGGAATCGTGTTGATGGCTCGCATGGTCCCCGAAGTGCTGAAGTGGGGAATCGACGAAGGAGAGTTCTCCTGGGTGTTAGAATCCAACAAATTGTCGCGAGGAACGCTCGAAAGAAGCGGATTAACCAGTGACAAGACCTTTCGAATTTACGATTATACGCCATCATAGAGCATCGATTTACGACACGCCGCCGACGATCGGGCTGTTTCCAGCTTGACGCACCGTCGCCTGTGGCTTGCTCTTTAACGACATTGAAAACTCGCCAAATTTCTTCCATCACGGCCCTGTCCACCAACTCTGCATGAATTCTACTGGCGACGTTGTAGTATCCGGAATGGGAGTCGTTTCACCGATTGGTGTCGGTATCGATTCGTTCTGGCAGAACCTGTTGGATGGAGTATCTGGCATTCGCGTGCGTGAAAGCTTTGCCGAAACGGATATGCCGCTTCGGATTGGTGCTCCGATCGCTGACTTTGACCCCAAGCCTTTTGTCAAACCTCGCAAAGCGCTGAAGATTATGTGCCAGCCGATTCAATTCGGTTGTGCCGCTGCTAATCTGGCTTTCGAAGACGCTGGCTTTGAGAAACAGTCGCTCGAATCCGTCGTCAGCCCCGATCGAATTGGAACGCTGTTCGGAACGGAAACTTTCTTTGCCGATCCGGCCGAAGTCGCTCGCGTTTTCCGCAGTTGCACCGAAGACGATAATTATCAGCACGACCGCTGGGGAGAGTTCGCGATGCGACAGATCCAGCCACTGTGGATGTTGAAGTACCTGCCGAATATGGCCGCCTCACACATCTCGATCGCGATCGATGCTCGTGGTCCCAGCAATTCAATCTGCCAGGGAGAAGCCTCCGGTCTGTTGGCTTTGATCGAAGCCGCGGATTTGATCAAGCGCGGCGTGGTCGATGTCGTCATCGCCGGGGGAACCGGTTCGCAAATGGCTCTTACGGCAATGCTTTATCGGGGCATCGGTGATCTGTCGCGACGAATCAATGAACCCGAGAAAGCCAGTCGTCCATTCGATGCAGAACGTGACGGGATGGTGATCGGAGAAGGCTCTGGTGTCGTCGTTCTTGAGTCCGCCGAACATGCCGCCAAACGTGGAGCCACACCTGTTGCCAGACTCGCTGGCTGGTCTCGCGGTTTCAGTGATCCGAATCGAGTCGAGCGAAACGAGGCTTTCGTGGCTTCGATCAAAGCCGTCCTGGCTGATTCTGGCATGACGCCAGATCAAATCGGGCTGGTGTCTGCGAATGCTCATGGCTCAATCGAGGGCGATGCATCGGAAGCTCAGGCGATCCAATCCGTGCTGGGCGACGTGCCGGTCGTGGCTCACAAATCGAACTTTGGAAATCTTGGCCCGGGAACTTCAGTCGTTGAGCTGATCGGTTCGCTGATGGCGTTGAAGCATCGTAAGATTCCGCCGACGTTAAATTACGAGAACCCTGACCCTGATTGTCCGGTCAACGTCAGCAACGAAGTTCGCTCGATGGATAAATCTGCGATGTTGAAAACGGGTTGTTCGGGAACCGGGCAGATGGTTAGCGTCGTTTTTGAAGGTATGTAGCGATGAGTCTCAAGGTTGGAATCGTTGGCATCGGCTTTATGGGCTGGATGCACTGGCTGGCTTGGAAGAACGTCGGTGGTGCCGAGGTCGTCGCGGTGTGTTCGAGAGACGCCGCCAAAAGGGCAGGGGACTGGACGACGATCAAGGGCAACATGGGGCCGCCCGGCGAACAGGTTGACTTGAGCCAGATCAAAGCGTTCGAGACGTTGGACGCGATGTTGGCCGATGACGAAATTGATTTGATCGATGTTTGCCTGCCTCCCGCGATGCACCGTGACGCAATTATCGCGTGTGCGAAAGCTGGAAAGAACATCTTCTGTGAAAAGCCGCTGGCTCTTAATCTACTGGACTGCGACGCAGCAATCGAAGCTTGCGATCAGAATGAAGTGCGATTGTTCGTGGGGCATGTGTTGCCGTTTTTCACCGAGTTCAGTTACGCGGTGAAACTGATTCGCTCTGGCGAGTTTGGCAAATTGCTGGGCGGAAATTTCAAACGCGTTATCTCCGATCCGTTTTGGTTGGAAGATTTCTACAACCGCGAAAAAGTTGGCGGGCCGCTGCTGGACTTGCACGTTCACGATGCGCATCTGATTCGAGTTTTGTTCGGCATGCCGAAAACGGTTTACAGTGGTGGACGATTTAAAAATGGCGTTCCGGAGTACTGCAATTCAGTTTTCACTTTCGAAGACGCGGACGTTTCAGTCGCCTGCACGGGTGGAGTCGTTCGGCAGCAAGGTCGACCGTTCAATCACGCGTTCGAAATTCATCTGGAAAAAGCCACGATGTGTTTCGAGTTTGCGGCACACGCGGACGAAGCCGAAACGATTCGACTGAAGATTCTCAAAGAGGACGGATCGGTGGAACGACCGGAAGACCTCGGTGACCCGGATTCGATTTTCGCGTTTCAGCGAGAGATGGAAGAGCTTGTCGAAGCGATATTTACGGGCCGCGATTCAGATTCGCTTTCCGGAGCATCGGCTCGGGATGCGATTGCGATTTGCGAAGCCGAAGAGAAATCGCTGCTCAACAATACGCTCGTCGAACTTGGCTAAGTCGAAAGTTTCCGCGCGGTTCACGATCCTGCCGAATCATTTTCAGCATCCAACATTCAAACGCAAATGGCTAAAAAGAAACGAAAGTCCTTTCCGCCCTCAACGGAACCAACAAAGGCACAACCGGCGACCAGGAGTACGGTCATGCCAACATCCCGAACGCGTTGGGAACTGGTTGCGCTGTTTCTCGTCATCGCAGTCGGCGGAACTTACCTGGCGGTGTGGATGAAAACCGGAGACGCGATTCCTGAGTTCGGATACAAGGTCGTCGACAAGTTTCCACACGACGAGAAAGCTTACACGCAAGGATTGTTGTTTCACGATGGCTTTCTCTACGAAAGCACAGGACTTACCGGACAGTCGAGCCTTCGAAAAGTTGAACCTGAGACTGGCGTTGTGCTGAAGCAGTTTGATCTCAGCGATGAACTTTTCGGAGAAGGATTGACGTGGTTCAACGATCAGTTCATTCAGCTCACTTGGCAGAACGATACTGGGATCGTCTACAAAGAAACGGACGATGGATTTGAGGAAGTCAAACGTTTTCCGGTCGATCATGAAGGCTGGGGAATCACCGACGATGGCAACAGTTTGATCGTCAGCGACGGGACAGCGAACTTGCGATTTCTGGATCCGGACTCATTCGAGGAAACCAGCCGGCTCTACGTTCGACGCAAAGATCGACGGGTGCTGGGGCAATTGAACGAGCTGGAACATTTCGGTTCAAAGATCTACGCAAATATTTATAACTCGGACAAAATCTATCGAATCGACGAGAACTCCGGAGACGTCGAAGCAATCATCGACTTGTCCGGGCTGTGGCCGTTCAGCGATAGGCCTCGCGGCAACAACGCCGTGCTCAACGGGATCGCAATCAAACCCGGTTCGAATGGCACGATGTGGGTCACGGGAAAGCTGTGTCCGTACGTCTACGAGATCGAAATCGTTCCAAAGTAGCGGCGGTCCCGCCACAGATCGAACTTGAAAGTCGCAGTCAGGGAAGGTTTCCGACTCAATGCCTCAGAAATGTGTCGGCGTGCCACCGCGACGACCGGCAAGCAGGCATTGCACCAGTTGAAACTGGAAAAGTAATCGTCTGACCAAGTTGGTGGCAAATCGATCAGTCCGCGTTTTTTTGCGATGAAACCGCCGGCTCGACGGCAGGCGATCCGAGTAATTTCGCCTTGGAATGGCATTTGCAACTCAGGTAGTCAGTCCTGATTGTCCAAGCAAGTTTCAAAGGGAGAGAGCCGTGAATAAATTCCAATCCTGTATCGACGCCTGTCAACAATGCATCATCGATTGCCAAAATTGCCTTGGCGAGACGATAACGAAATCCAGCGGCAACGATTGCCCTGCGTGCTGTCTTGAATGCACCGAACTCTGTGAACTCTGCGTCCGATTGATGTCCCGAGGCGGAAAATTCTCTAAAGAAATCTGCCGTATCTGTGCTGGCGCATGCGACTGGTGTGCCGAACAATGCGGAGCCCACGATCATGAACACTGCAAAAGAT is part of the Mariniblastus fucicola genome and harbors:
- a CDS encoding GNAT family N-acetyltransferase, with the protein product MSSISVIPVSTKAQQKAFVHFVWDHYQGDPNWVPPLVHNVKELLNYKKHPFYDDAECQTFLAMDGDKVVGRIAAIIDHNHNRHHDELRGMFGFFESIDDQDVANALFDAAKKWFSDKGIGLMRGPANPSQNYEWGMLVEGFHSPPTFLMTYNKPYYDKLVLGYGFEQSQDLYSYNAPVEMLENLDPKLLFVATEATKRFNVDVRPVSKKEFAKDVGIFLKIYNSALQAQWGFTPMSEGELSSTATNLKFLIATEMTSVAEVDGKAVGIVFGLLDYNPLIKKINGKLYPFGWLRLLWGRKKLKRVRLMSTNVSPEYQRWGLGIVLMARMVPEVLKWGIDEGEFSWVLESNKLSRGTLERSGLTSDKTFRIYDYTPS
- a CDS encoding beta-ketoacyl-[acyl-carrier-protein] synthase family protein, encoding MNSTGDVVVSGMGVVSPIGVGIDSFWQNLLDGVSGIRVRESFAETDMPLRIGAPIADFDPKPFVKPRKALKIMCQPIQFGCAAANLAFEDAGFEKQSLESVVSPDRIGTLFGTETFFADPAEVARVFRSCTEDDNYQHDRWGEFAMRQIQPLWMLKYLPNMAASHISIAIDARGPSNSICQGEASGLLALIEAADLIKRGVVDVVIAGGTGSQMALTAMLYRGIGDLSRRINEPEKASRPFDAERDGMVIGEGSGVVVLESAEHAAKRGATPVARLAGWSRGFSDPNRVERNEAFVASIKAVLADSGMTPDQIGLVSANAHGSIEGDASEAQAIQSVLGDVPVVAHKSNFGNLGPGTSVVELIGSLMALKHRKIPPTLNYENPDPDCPVNVSNEVRSMDKSAMLKTGCSGTGQMVSVVFEGM
- a CDS encoding Gfo/Idh/MocA family protein, translating into MSLKVGIVGIGFMGWMHWLAWKNVGGAEVVAVCSRDAAKRAGDWTTIKGNMGPPGEQVDLSQIKAFETLDAMLADDEIDLIDVCLPPAMHRDAIIACAKAGKNIFCEKPLALNLLDCDAAIEACDQNEVRLFVGHVLPFFTEFSYAVKLIRSGEFGKLLGGNFKRVISDPFWLEDFYNREKVGGPLLDLHVHDAHLIRVLFGMPKTVYSGGRFKNGVPEYCNSVFTFEDADVSVACTGGVVRQQGRPFNHAFEIHLEKATMCFEFAAHADEAETIRLKILKEDGSVERPEDLGDPDSIFAFQREMEELVEAIFTGRDSDSLSGASARDAIAICEAEEKSLLNNTLVELG
- a CDS encoding glutaminyl-peptide cyclotransferase; this encodes MPTSRTRWELVALFLVIAVGGTYLAVWMKTGDAIPEFGYKVVDKFPHDEKAYTQGLLFHDGFLYESTGLTGQSSLRKVEPETGVVLKQFDLSDELFGEGLTWFNDQFIQLTWQNDTGIVYKETDDGFEEVKRFPVDHEGWGITDDGNSLIVSDGTANLRFLDPDSFEETSRLYVRRKDRRVLGQLNELEHFGSKIYANIYNSDKIYRIDENSGDVEAIIDLSGLWPFSDRPRGNNAVLNGIAIKPGSNGTMWVTGKLCPYVYEIEIVPK
- a CDS encoding four-helix bundle copper-binding protein, whose translation is MCAGACDWCAEQCGAHDHEHCKRCAESCRKCADECRKMA